The following is a genomic window from Desulfobacterales bacterium.
CCCTGTGGACCGGCTGAATTGCCGGCGGTCTGCCGGAGGCAGACCTCATAGAGGCCGTGAACGCTGCCGGTTTTGAAAATGCCGAGATCGTTGAACGGCATGACATTTTTGCGGATGTTCCCAATCCGTCCAGCGCGATGGAATTTGGCACTAAGGGAATCAGCCTGCGGGCGCGCAAGCCCGTATAGCCAAAAGCAACTCTTTCGCAAAAAACAGAATGTTTATATTACTAATTTAAAAACTGTGATAGAAACTACGTTCGTTAAAGACTGCAGCACCAGCTTAACGCTTGTGTATCCAACGTATGGTCAAACTGATCTTAATCACCAGGTAAAAGGGGGGCAATCATGCGTATCGCGGTTATGGGAACCGGCGGAACGGGCGGCTATTTTGGTGGGCTGCTGGCCCGAGCCGGAGAAAAGGTAACATTTGTCGCCCGGGGGGCGCATCTGGAGGCCATTCGCCAAAACGGCCTAGCCATAAAATCCGTTTTGGCTGGAAATTTTACCTTCGCTGCCACAGCCACTGATAATCCCGGCGATATCGGTCCGGTCGACTGTGTATTATTCTGCGTCAAAGCTTACGATAATGCAGCGGCTGCCGAGCAGATCCGGCCTTTAATCGGGCCGGAAACCATGATTCTTTCGGTGCAGAACGGCATCGACAACGAGGAGCAGCTTGGAAATGCAATTGGAGCAGAGCATGTTGTGGGTTGCGTCTCATTGGTATCTTCGACCATCGAGTCTCCCGGGGTTATCGCCCAGACGGGTGGTCCCGGAAAAATTATCTTAGGAGAGATGCAAGGCGGTGCCAGCCCTCGAGCCGAGGCACTCCAGAAAACGATGCAAAATTCCGGTATCACGGCCGAGCTTCATACAGACATTCAGGTCGCCCTGTGGCAAAAATTCCTGGGGATCTGCGGCGTAAACGGCGTTACCGCCCTGACACGTTTGCCCATGGGGGATATTTTAGCCTGCGAGGAAACGCGCAACTTGATGAGAGGCACCATGCAAGAAGTCGAAGCGGTTGCGCGGGCAAAGGGGGCTAATTTGCCCCAAGAATGTGTGGATCAATCCATGGACTTTTTTAGCAGCCTGGAACCGTCGATTCGAGGCTCCATGTATTACGACCTGGCCGCGGGCCGGCGCCTGGAGCTGGACATCTTAAATGGAACGGTCGTTCGTATGGGGGGTGAACATGGGATCCCAACTCCGAATAATTTTGCCATATATGCCGCTTTGAAGCCGTACTTGAACGGAGCGCCTTCTTAAAATGTATTATAAAAACGTTTTGAAAAAAATATCCGGTCGACCCACCACCGCTGTAACTTGAAAAAGCAGGTCTGACCGGATATCGAGTTTATTTTATGTTTCGCTGGTAAATACGACTTTACCCGATTTTAATAACGATAAAACCGGCATTGGGCCGTTTAACCAGCAATTGAATTTTACTGTTCTTTTTAAGCGCAGCACGCAGCTCAGAAACCTCGGTGACCGGTTTGCGGTTGACTTCCTTTACCAGATCCCCCTGGCGAATGCCGGCTTCAGCTGCCTTGCTGCCGGACTCCACGCCCACCACCAGAACACCTTTTTCGGTCTCTGAATGCCCGTAGCGCTTGGCCATTTCAGGTGTCATTTCTGCAATTCGAATGCCGAGTTCGCCATTTTTTTCAGGCACCCGCCGAGCCAGGCGTTGGGAGTCGTCGCGTTTGGCAATTTGAACATTTACTGTTTTTTCCTTGCCATTGCGCAGAATGGTAATCGGTGTTTTTTGGCCCACCGGAATGTCCGCAATCGTTCCGGTCAGCTCGCGACTGGTTTTAATCGGCTTGTCATCTACGGCAATAATAATGTCATTTGTCTTAATACCAGCCTTATCTGCGGGGTCGCCTTCAAAAACCCTGGCCACCAGCACCCCTTTTTTGCTTTCGACACCGTAGTACTCGGCTAATTCAGGGGTCAGATCCTGAATACCGACACCCAGCCAGCCCCGTGTCACCGAACCGCTCTCTTCGAGTTGCTGAATGATGCCCTGTGCCAGGTTGACCGGTATGGCAAACCCGATTCCCTGCCCCTGGGCAACAATGGCGGTGTTGATGCCCACTACTTCACCGTTCATATTCAACAGCGGCCCACCGCTGTTACCGGGGTTAATCGACGCATCCGTTTGAATAAAGTCATCATAGGGGCCGCTGCCGATCACGCGCCCCTTGGCACTGACAATACCGGCCGTGACTGTCTGCTCCAAGCCAAACGGACTTCCCATGGCCACCACCCAGCTGCCTACGGTCAGCTGGTCCGAATTACCCATTTTCAGGGGCACCAGGTTCGCAGCACCTTTGATTTTGATCAGCGCCAGGTCCGTGTTGGGGTCGCGCCCGACAATCTCGGCATCATATTCCTTATCGTTGGACAGGCGCACCGTTATCTCATCGGCACCCTCGATCACATGATTATTGGTAACGATATGTCCCTCACGGTCGATAATGAACCCGGATCCCAGACTCCTCTGTTTGAAGTCCGGTTTGCGCTCATCACCGAAAGGTCCGGGATCATTAAAAGGGTTTCGGCGCTCAAATGGGTTACCGAAAAAATGACGAAAAACCCGGCCGCCGCCCTCTACCGTCTTTACCGTACGAATATTAACCACGCCCGGCTGGGCCTGTTTGGCAAGCTCACTGAAGCTGGCCGGGACCATCATCACCCCGGCTTCCGATGCCGGTTCGTTGCGGGCAGCAGTATTCGATTCGAAACTCGATAATCCCCAAATCAGTCCGGCGGCCAAAACGACCACCAACCCACCAACAATTTTGTTTTTACGGACACGAAACTTCATATTTTTCCTCCTTCAATAAACGGCATTAATAGCAATAGAAAGTATTTGTTCTTTACGTTAATTTGTCAAGATCACCGCAAAATGACCCCAAGATGATCAAATGGTTATGTTCCAATGTGGTAGGCAGTTCATTATATGGCAGAAGCAGGTTAAATTTGTAGATTTAACAACAAGTTGCCGGAGTGTTGGAGTAATGGAGTAATGCTATCTGATTCTTTTGCGGATCCAATACGCCAATACTCCAGCACTCCAGTATTCCAACTTATGATTTGTAACGCAGCTATCCGTCAAGAGGTAAGATTTTTGAAAAATTCTATAGTTAAAAAAGCTTATAAAGCTTTAGATCTTGGCCTAGGGCCAGGCGTGAATCGATTTAAAAACGGAGCGTACACGTCAGTACGCGAGTATTTTGAATCGATTCATAACACAGCCATCGGTCAAGAGATGAGGCTTTATAAGCCTTTTTTTGGGAGGGTGATGGTAAACGTGCTCCCTCGACCCAACTCACTGGCAACCGTTATATCGCCGCCATGGGCCTTGGCAATGGTTTGGGCAAAGCTTAGCCCCAGTCCGATGCCGGCCTCGGAACGACTGGGATCACAACGATAGAATCGCTCAAATATACGGGAGCTGTCTTTTTCAGATATGCCGATACCGGTATCCTTAATCACGAAGGAAACACCGTGGTTACCGTCTGGTCTTACGGTTATCTCAACCCGGCCACCGGCGGGTGTATATTTGATGGCATTATCCAGCAAGTTGGCAATCATTCTTTGTATCAGCCGATGATCACCGAAAATATCGAATTTATCGGTAACATCACAGGTTAATGTGACATCTTTGTCCTCTGCCGGTGCTTGGAACAATTCACAGGCATCACGCACTACGTCGCTGATATCCATCTGCTCAGCATCGAGCTTGTTGACACCGGCTTCAGTCTTGGAGATAACCAGCATGGTGTTGATCATATCCAGCAAGCGGTCACACTCCTCGATAGTGCTGGCGGCCATGTTTTCATAGTCTTTCTCAGATGCATTTGTGGTCAACGACACTTCGGATATGCCGCGGATGCGCGTGATGGGGCTTTTCAAATCGTGGGCAATGTTGTCGCTCATTTCCCGGATGCCGGTGACCAGCGTTTGAATACGATCCAGCATCTGGTTAAAAGTGATGGCCAGCTGGTCGATCTCGTCCTGGTTTTTTTTCACCGGCACCCGCTCATTGAGGCTGCCTTCGGATATGTGACGGGCAGTTTGCGTCACGGTTTCGACCCCCGCCAGGGCCCGCCTGGCCATAAACCATCCGACAATCACAGCGAAAATAAATAATGACGCCATTGTGAGAACAAATATCTTGCGAAAGGCCTCAATAAAACGGGTGTAGCTTTCCATGGATTGACCCAACTGCAATATAATGCTGCGGCCGATATGAGCATACACAACCCGGATTTTATGCTTGCGCTTGGGCAAACTGATGGTGTCAAAAACCGGTCGCTTTTCACGGATCAGTTGATTGATGGCTGCTTTACCGATAGCGATATCTTGCCAGTAGGACATATTGGATGAGGAAAATTCCTGGCCATCAAAGGAAAGCAGGCGAAAAAATATTTTCTTTTCACCGGCGGCCTGGGCCTTAAAAATAATCTGTCCTTTTACCGCTTCGATGCCCTGCACCTTTAAAATTGAAGACAGGGTGCGCGCTTCGCTCAGCAGGTCCTGATCGGTGCGGTCCTGAAGAACGGATGTAATTAAAAAATAGAAAAAGAAAAACGCCACGCAGGAGGTGAGCATAAAAATACCCGCATACCAAAGCGTGAGACGAAACGCCAGGGTATGGCGGGTGTTATTGATCTTCTTTAAGAACATAACCAACTCCACGCACCGTATGAATCAATTTGGTGTGAAACTCTTTGTCTATTTTTTCACGCAACTTGTATATTCTGGACTCAACCACATTCGTCTGGGGATCGAAATAATAATCCCAGACATGCTCCATTATCATCGTTTTAGACACGACTCTGCCGGCATTACGCAAAAGGTACTCCAGCAGCGAAAATTCCAGAGGCTGCAGGTCAATTTTTTTTCCGGCCCGCACAACTTCCCGGGTAATCAGATTCATGCTGATATCAGCCACTGTCAGTTTCGTTGGTTCGTCTGCATCGCTGCTGCGTCGGATCAAAGCCTGCAGGCGCGCCAGCAATTCAGAGAATGCGAAGGGTTTGGTCAGATAATCATCCGCACCAATCTGCAGCCCTTTGACCCGATCATCGACCTCACCTTTGGCACTCAGGATAATAATCGGCGTTTTCCGTTTTTCACGGCGCATATTTTCGATTAAACTCAGACCGTCTATTTTGGGCAGCATAATATCGATCACCGCCGCATCATATGGTTCGGTGAGCGCCATGTGCAAACCATCTTCACCATTGCTTTCATGGTCCACGGCAAACCCCTCGGCTTTTAAACCTTTGATGATGAAGGATGCAATCTTTGGATCGTCTTCTACCAGAAGTATTCTCATTTACGACCCCTCCGGATTTAGGCTAAACACGTTGCCCTGTGTGAAACAGTTATATTTTTTAACCAATTTTTCGTCTGGCTGCAATAGCTGCCCACTCTTCCTGTTCGCATATCTGCAAAATATCAAACTCCATATTCTTTAACCTGGCAACCACCAGTTTTTTGTTTTCTTCGTACATACCCGAGCAAAGAAATATGCCGTCTTTATTCAGGGCACTGGGCAAGTTATCCAGGAGTTCTAAAATGACATGCGTGAAAATATTGGCGGCGATAAAATCATAGGTGTCCTTGATGCCGGTCAACAGATTGCCTGTATGCAAATTATAATTTTCGGGAACCAGGCCGTTTAATTTAAGATTGGATGCCGCCACATCAATGGCAACTGGATCCTTATCAATGCCACAAATAAAACCCGCGTCTAGTTTGGCGGCTGCGATCATCAGGATACCCGAACCGGTGCCCAGATCCAAAAACGAATCACCCGAATTTAAATAGTCCTCCATCAGCCGAATGCATAGCGCCGTTGTCGGGTGGGTTCCGGTACCAAATGCCATCCCCGGATCCAGCTCCACAACGATATCACCGGATTCCGGTGTGTAGGTACACCAGGTGGGTTTGACGACTATTTTTTGACCAATTCTTTGGGGCTCAAAAAATGCCTTCCAGGCTTCGGCCCAGTCTTCTTCATCCAGTTCTTTATAACGAACACGGTAAAGTATGCTTAGATTCTTTTTTAGAAGCGACAGTTTTTTTTCAAGATCGCGGCATTTCTTTTGGATATGCCTGTCCTTAGGAAAATAACCCAACACCGCATATTGCGCCGATCGGCCGATTGCGTCCTCGGCCCAACCCTCGGTCGGTTCTATGGCCGGGTCCTCTTCAACCACACCCTTTAAGTCGAATTCAAAAAACAGGTTGGTCACCAGCTCGTTGGCCAGGACGTTATCCTCGGCATCAAAGACAACTTTGACTTCAATCCATTTCATAAATCAGGTTTCAGGTGTCAGGTGTCGGGTGTCAGTATGATCAAGCTGACACCTGAACACTGACACCTGACACCTAACCTATTGTGCGTTGTGATCCCACAACCGCCAACTTAAACCGCTCTGGCAGGTAAACAGCTGTGGGTTGAAATTAAAACTTCTCCTTAGGCGGGTTGAAATAGCCGAATTTGAGATCCGGAAATTCCCGCCGGATGTGATCCAGTAAATTTTGCATTCCGATGGGCGCGTCATTGGAGACCACAGCATCCATGATCTCAAAATAGCGCAGTGGATCAAAATTCAAGTTGCGCCACTGAATCATATGAATCGGGTGCGACATCAAAAATTTTTTCAAGGCTTCAATTTCCTGCTGCGCATCCGTAAATCCAGGGCAATTTAAATAATTGACCG
Proteins encoded in this region:
- a CDS encoding 2-dehydropantoate 2-reductase; translation: MRIAVMGTGGTGGYFGGLLARAGEKVTFVARGAHLEAIRQNGLAIKSVLAGNFTFAATATDNPGDIGPVDCVLFCVKAYDNAAAAEQIRPLIGPETMILSVQNGIDNEEQLGNAIGAEHVVGCVSLVSSTIESPGVIAQTGGPGKIILGEMQGGASPRAEALQKTMQNSGITAELHTDIQVALWQKFLGICGVNGVTALTRLPMGDILACEETRNLMRGTMQEVEAVARAKGANLPQECVDQSMDFFSSLEPSIRGSMYYDLAAGRRLELDILNGTVVRMGGEHGIPTPNNFAIYAALKPYLNGAPS
- a CDS encoding DegQ family serine endoprotease codes for the protein MKFRVRKNKIVGGLVVVLAAGLIWGLSSFESNTAARNEPASEAGVMMVPASFSELAKQAQPGVVNIRTVKTVEGGGRVFRHFFGNPFERRNPFNDPGPFGDERKPDFKQRSLGSGFIIDREGHIVTNNHVIEGADEITVRLSNDKEYDAEIVGRDPNTDLALIKIKGAANLVPLKMGNSDQLTVGSWVVAMGSPFGLEQTVTAGIVSAKGRVIGSGPYDDFIQTDASINPGNSGGPLLNMNGEVVGINTAIVAQGQGIGFAIPVNLAQGIIQQLEESGSVTRGWLGVGIQDLTPELAEYYGVESKKGVLVARVFEGDPADKAGIKTNDIIIAVDDKPIKTSRELTGTIADIPVGQKTPITILRNGKEKTVNVQIAKRDDSQRLARRVPEKNGELGIRIAEMTPEMAKRYGHSETEKGVLVVGVESGSKAAEAGIRQGDLVKEVNRKPVTEVSELRAALKKNSKIQLLVKRPNAGFIVIKIG
- a CDS encoding ATP-binding protein produces the protein MFLKKINNTRHTLAFRLTLWYAGIFMLTSCVAFFFFYFLITSVLQDRTDQDLLSEARTLSSILKVQGIEAVKGQIIFKAQAAGEKKIFFRLLSFDGQEFSSSNMSYWQDIAIGKAAINQLIREKRPVFDTISLPKRKHKIRVVYAHIGRSIILQLGQSMESYTRFIEAFRKIFVLTMASLFIFAVIVGWFMARRALAGVETVTQTARHISEGSLNERVPVKKNQDEIDQLAITFNQMLDRIQTLVTGIREMSDNIAHDLKSPITRIRGISEVSLTTNASEKDYENMAASTIEECDRLLDMINTMLVISKTEAGVNKLDAEQMDISDVVRDACELFQAPAEDKDVTLTCDVTDKFDIFGDHRLIQRMIANLLDNAIKYTPAGGRVEITVRPDGNHGVSFVIKDTGIGISEKDSSRIFERFYRCDPSRSEAGIGLGLSFAQTIAKAHGGDITVASELGRGSTFTITLPKKGL
- a CDS encoding response regulator transcription factor; amino-acid sequence: MRILLVEDDPKIASFIIKGLKAEGFAVDHESNGEDGLHMALTEPYDAAVIDIMLPKIDGLSLIENMRREKRKTPIIILSAKGEVDDRVKGLQIGADDYLTKPFAFSELLARLQALIRRSSDADEPTKLTVADISMNLITREVVRAGKKIDLQPLEFSLLEYLLRNAGRVVSKTMIMEHVWDYYFDPQTNVVESRIYKLREKIDKEFHTKLIHTVRGVGYVLKEDQ
- the prmA gene encoding 50S ribosomal protein L11 methyltransferase, with translation MKWIEVKVVFDAEDNVLANELVTNLFFEFDLKGVVEEDPAIEPTEGWAEDAIGRSAQYAVLGYFPKDRHIQKKCRDLEKKLSLLKKNLSILYRVRYKELDEEDWAEAWKAFFEPQRIGQKIVVKPTWCTYTPESGDIVVELDPGMAFGTGTHPTTALCIRLMEDYLNSGDSFLDLGTGSGILMIAAAKLDAGFICGIDKDPVAIDVAASNLKLNGLVPENYNLHTGNLLTGIKDTYDFIAANIFTHVILELLDNLPSALNKDGIFLCSGMYEENKKLVVARLKNMEFDILQICEQEEWAAIAARRKIG